The following coding sequences lie in one Miscanthus floridulus cultivar M001 chromosome 9, ASM1932011v1, whole genome shotgun sequence genomic window:
- the LOC136484041 gene encoding citrate-binding protein-like — MARGVRAPFLLLASSPLLVLLLLLLSPSCSLLRSARGEDLLTEGFTAVELPEALFKVQKPYDVPLPERYEFIGGVRRMWVYATDHPITTAHPGGPRTETKIELIYSSGVWQFEGYGYIPYGTSGASVMQIFGAAEHATTLMLHVYDGNLTYYHDDTRVVDAGLYDRWFRLNVVHDVAASNVTVFVDGQHRLTVPGRGGNSHYFKFGVYGQRNNGMSYRMESWWRDVRVFTKC, encoded by the exons ATGGCTCGTGGCGTGCGCGCTCCGTTCCTGCTCCTGGCCTCGTCGCCATTGCTCgtgctactactgctgctgctctctccgTCGTGCTCCCTGTTGCGCTCGGCTCGCGGCGAGGACCTGCTGACCGAGGGCTTCACCGCCGTGGAGCTGCCCGAGGCGCTGTTCAAGGTGCAGAAGCCCTACGACGTGCCGCTGCCCGAGCGCTACGAGTTCATCGGCGGCGTGCGGCGGATGTGGGTCTACGCCACCGACCATCCCATCACCACCGCCCACCCCGGCGGCCCCCGCACAGAGACCAAGATCGAG CTGATCTACAGCTCGGGGGTGTGGCAGTTCGAGGGGTACGGGTACATCCCGTACGGCACGTCGGGCGCGTCGGTGATGCAGATCTTCGGCGCGGCGGAGCACGCGACGACGTTGATGCTGCACGTCTACGACGGCAACCTCACCTACTACCACGACGACACGAGGGTCGTGGACGCCGGCCTCTACGACAGGTGGTTCAGGCTCAACGTGGTCCACGATGTCGCGGCGTCCAACGTGACGGTGTTCGTGGACGGCCAGCACCGGCTGACGGTGCCAGGCCGTGGCGGGAACTCGCACTACTTCAAGTTCGGCGTGTACGGGCAGCGCAATAACGGCATGTCGTACCGCATGGAGTCGTGGTGGAGGGACGTCAGGGTCTTCACCAAGTGTTGA